A window from Macaca fascicularis isolate 582-1 chromosome 20, T2T-MFA8v1.1 encodes these proteins:
- the LOC135968958 gene encoding LOW QUALITY PROTEIN: uncharacterized protein (The sequence of the model RefSeq protein was modified relative to this genomic sequence to represent the inferred CDS: substituted 2 bases at 2 genomic stop codons) translates to MLEKSVEAVAELGTKDMKEKVEEKASQKEXKKEVVEEEENGPKEEDDDDEGPELKRAAEEEDEPDPXQQKTEWGIGMSPCHNRLGMGGLSGPGGWVGADKSSHSSPGSLLWALHQSPHLLSTQLSHFHLSRH, encoded by the coding sequence ATGTTGGAGAAAAGTGTGGAGGCAGTGGCTGAATTGGGCACCAAGGACATGAAGGAGAAGGTGGAGGAGAAGGCAAGCCAGAAAGAGTGAAAGAAGGaagtggtggaggaggaggagaacgGGCCCaaagaagaagatgatgatgatgaagggcCCGAGCTTAAGAGAGCTGCTGAAGAAGAGGATGAACCGGATCCATAGCAGCAGAAGACAGAATGGGGCATTGGCATGAGCCCCTGCCACAACAGGCTGGGGATGGGAGGCCTCTCTGGGCCTGGAGGTTGGGTGGGAGCAGACAAGTCCAGCCACTCTTCACCTGGCTCCCTGCTCTGGGCCCTGCACCAGAGCCCCCACCTTCTTTCTACCCAGCTTTCTCATTTCCACCTCTCCAGACACTGA